In Liquorilactobacillus nagelii DSM 13675, the following proteins share a genomic window:
- the feoB gene encoding ferrous iron transport protein B — translation MKMIALAGNPNSGKTTLFNWLTGSNQSVGNWPGVTVEKKQGILRNYKQFVVQDLPGIYSLSPYTAEEVVSRKYLVEQAPDTVVDIVDATNIERNLYLTLQLMETGRPLIVALNMIDLLKKQQRKVNLKKLSYLLGVPVIGISALKKKNLSQLEETMIAETKKQTSYPFPKYDDRLESALTMISQQLIGIVPEEKARWYAIKLFERDEQVEQELNLAVERQSEIEQTIVTAEKLFQDTSDSIVVNARYDLISQYVRMCVIDENDFVTSMSDQVDRVITNRWLALPIFFFVMWLVYYLSIQTIGTIGTDWVNDVLFGKVIPDTVQGWLSHWQVAAWMQGLIINGIINGLGSVLGFVPQIMMLFLCLGILEDCGYMSRIAFVMDRIFHRFNLSGKSFIPMLISTGCGVPGIMATRTIENEKDRKMTIMLTTFMPCSAKLTVIALISGTFFPQQSWVAPSAYFLGMLAVVGSGIFLKKTRLFAGPPQPFVMELPAYHFPKAGNVLRQVANRAASFVKKAGTIIFASCVLIWFFSSFTFTLQMTDQNHSMLRYIGAAIAPVFAPLGFGDWHTTVAVIAGLIAKENCVGTLRITFGSPTATSFAATLRQAYSPVAGYSFLAFNLLCAPCFAAIGTMYKEFGDTKWTLRAVGYQTALAYLTAMLIYQASQMLTTGSLVSVALTGAVILVMVYGLFFKRDASDDLYQVKNEIREEVLK, via the coding sequence ATGAAGATGATTGCTTTGGCTGGAAATCCTAATAGCGGGAAAACAACCTTATTTAATTGGTTGACTGGTTCGAATCAGTCAGTTGGAAATTGGCCAGGAGTGACAGTTGAAAAAAAGCAGGGAATCTTACGAAACTATAAACAATTTGTTGTTCAGGATTTGCCGGGCATTTATTCATTGTCTCCTTACACGGCTGAAGAAGTTGTTTCACGTAAATATCTTGTGGAGCAAGCTCCAGATACAGTAGTTGACATCGTTGATGCGACCAATATTGAACGTAATTTGTATTTAACTTTACAGTTAATGGAAACTGGCCGACCATTGATTGTTGCGCTTAATATGATTGATTTGTTAAAAAAGCAACAACGTAAAGTGAATTTGAAAAAATTATCTTATTTACTAGGAGTTCCAGTAATTGGAATTTCAGCTCTAAAAAAGAAAAATCTTTCTCAGTTAGAAGAAACGATGATTGCCGAGACCAAGAAACAGACAAGTTATCCCTTTCCTAAATATGATGATCGTTTAGAATCGGCTTTAACGATGATTAGTCAACAATTAATTGGAATTGTTCCGGAAGAAAAAGCACGCTGGTATGCAATTAAATTATTTGAACGAGATGAACAAGTTGAACAAGAGCTGAATTTAGCAGTTGAACGTCAATCAGAGATTGAACAAACAATTGTTACCGCTGAAAAACTCTTTCAAGACACCAGTGATAGCATTGTTGTTAATGCACGCTATGATCTAATTTCGCAATATGTCAGAATGTGTGTTATTGATGAAAATGATTTTGTTACCAGCATGAGCGACCAAGTTGATCGGGTCATAACTAATCGCTGGTTAGCTTTACCAATCTTTTTTTTCGTCATGTGGCTGGTTTACTATTTGTCAATTCAAACGATTGGTACAATTGGGACTGATTGGGTCAATGATGTTTTGTTTGGTAAAGTAATTCCTGATACAGTTCAAGGTTGGTTGTCTCATTGGCAAGTAGCAGCGTGGATGCAAGGCTTGATTATCAATGGAATTATTAATGGTTTAGGTTCGGTTTTAGGTTTTGTGCCACAGATTATGATGTTATTTTTGTGTTTAGGGATTTTAGAAGATTGTGGTTATATGTCACGAATTGCTTTTGTGATGGATCGAATATTTCATCGTTTCAATTTATCAGGTAAGTCATTTATTCCTATGTTAATTTCAACTGGTTGTGGAGTTCCAGGGATTATGGCAACCCGGACAATTGAAAATGAAAAAGATCGTAAAATGACAATTATGTTAACGACGTTCATGCCTTGTTCGGCTAAATTAACTGTTATTGCATTAATTTCAGGAACTTTTTTTCCGCAACAAAGCTGGGTGGCACCATCAGCTTACTTTTTAGGAATGTTGGCCGTAGTTGGCTCAGGAATCTTCTTAAAGAAAACGCGTTTATTTGCTGGACCTCCGCAACCTTTCGTAATGGAATTGCCGGCTTATCATTTTCCCAAAGCTGGCAATGTTTTGCGACAAGTGGCTAACCGAGCAGCAAGTTTTGTTAAAAAGGCCGGAACGATTATTTTTGCATCATGTGTTTTGATTTGGTTTTTCTCTAGTTTTACTTTTACTTTGCAAATGACAGATCAGAATCATAGTATGCTGCGATATATTGGAGCAGCAATTGCCCCAGTTTTTGCACCACTTGGTTTTGGTGATTGGCACACAACTGTTGCTGTAATCGCAGGATTAATTGCTAAAGAAAATTGTGTCGGTACTTTGCGGATAACTTTTGGTAGCCCTACGGCAACTTCTTTTGCAGCAACTCTGCGTCAAGCGTATTCTCCAGTGGCTGGTTACTCATTTTTAGCCTTTAATTTGTTATGTGCTCCGTGTTTTGCGGCAATCGGTACAATGTATAAAGAATTTGGAGATACCAAATGGACATTACGAGCAGTTGGTTACCAGACAGCTTTGGCTTATTTAACGGCTATGTTGATTTATCAAGCTTCACAAATGCTTACTACTGGTTCGTTAGTTAGTGTTGCTTTAACAGGAGCAGTTATTTTAGTAATGGTATACGGTTTGTTTTTCAAGCGAGATGCCAGTGATGATTTGTATCAAGTTAAAAATGAAATTAGAGAGGAAGTTTTAAAATGA
- the pstA gene encoding phosphate ABC transporter permease PstA: MKTKIQNKIALTTIRVIALLVVLILMFLLGDILIAGVPHISWHFLTAPSQSFTSGGGIGVQLFNSFYLLFLTLIISFPISLGAGIFLAEYAPKNFLTATVRMSIEVLSSLPSVVVGLFGFLLFVVQMKMGFSIIAGAIALTFFNLPLLTRNIEESLTAVSDLQREAGMALGLSKWRTVTRIILPEALPGIITGVVLGAGRVFGEAAALIFTAGQSATNIDFTQWNPLNQASPLNLMRPAETLAVHIWKINSEGVMPDANAVSAGSSAVLIIAVLFFNLLARLLGNALYHKLTATKTR; the protein is encoded by the coding sequence ATGAAAACAAAAATCCAAAATAAGATAGCGTTGACAACGATTAGAGTTATTGCTTTATTAGTTGTCTTGATCTTAATGTTCCTTTTAGGCGATATATTAATTGCCGGAGTGCCACATATTTCTTGGCATTTTTTAACTGCTCCTTCACAATCTTTTACTAGCGGTGGTGGAATTGGGGTACAACTTTTTAATTCATTTTACTTGTTATTTTTGACTTTAATAATTTCATTCCCGATTTCTTTAGGAGCTGGGATTTTCTTAGCAGAATATGCACCGAAGAATTTTCTGACGGCAACGGTTAGGATGTCAATTGAAGTTCTAAGTTCGCTACCATCAGTGGTTGTTGGTTTATTTGGTTTTTTATTGTTTGTAGTTCAAATGAAAATGGGCTTTTCAATTATTGCTGGGGCCATTGCGTTAACATTCTTTAACTTGCCGCTTTTAACAAGAAATATTGAAGAATCATTAACAGCTGTTTCTGATTTGCAACGAGAAGCTGGTATGGCATTAGGTTTATCTAAGTGGCGCACAGTAACCAGAATTATCTTGCCAGAGGCTTTACCAGGAATTATTACTGGCGTTGTCTTAGGAGCTGGAAGGGTCTTTGGTGAAGCTGCTGCTTTGATCTTCACGGCAGGCCAAAGTGCTACTAATATTGATTTTACACAATGGAATCCTTTGAATCAGGCAAGCCCGCTGAATTTAATGCGACCAGCTGAAACATTAGCAGTTCATATTTGGAAAATTAATTCTGAAGGCGTTATGCCGGATGCTAATGCAGTATCAGCAGGTTCTTCGGCAGTCTTGATTATCGCTGTTTTGTTCTTTAATTTATTAGCAAGGTTATTAGGGAATGCATTGTATCATAAATTAACAGCGACCAAAACCAGATAG
- the pstB gene encoding phosphate ABC transporter ATP-binding protein PstB, translating to MDVGKYNLNENSILKFSPQEHEIAIETQELGVYYGKKQAIFNGNLQFERYRITSLIGASGSGKSTYLRSLNRMNDDIAQVKGKIIYRGLDVNSPKINVYEMRKHIGMVFQRPNPFSKSIRSNITFALKQNGIKDKQRLNQIVESSLKDAALWDEVKDDLDKSALALSGGQQQRLCIARTIAMKPDILLLDEPASALDPISTSKIEETLIELKKKYTIIIVTHNMQQASRISDYTAFFHLGHIIEYDKTKHLFTTPKIAATNDYISGNFG from the coding sequence ATGGATGTTGGAAAGTATAATTTAAACGAAAATAGTATTTTAAAGTTTTCGCCACAAGAACACGAGATTGCGATTGAAACGCAAGAATTAGGTGTTTATTATGGGAAAAAGCAGGCAATTTTTAATGGTAATTTGCAATTTGAAAGGTATCGAATTACGTCTTTAATTGGAGCCTCTGGTTCTGGAAAATCAACTTATCTTCGTTCATTAAACCGAATGAACGATGATATTGCGCAAGTCAAGGGTAAAATTATTTACCGTGGTTTGGATGTTAACAGCCCTAAAATCAATGTTTATGAAATGCGTAAACATATTGGGATGGTTTTTCAACGGCCCAATCCATTTTCAAAGTCAATCCGTTCTAATATTACTTTCGCTTTAAAACAAAATGGAATCAAAGATAAACAGCGATTAAATCAAATTGTTGAGTCAAGTTTAAAAGATGCAGCCTTGTGGGATGAAGTCAAAGATGATTTGGATAAAAGTGCCTTGGCCTTATCAGGTGGACAGCAACAGCGACTATGTATTGCACGAACGATTGCTATGAAACCCGATATTTTATTATTAGATGAGCCTGCGAGCGCACTAGATCCAATTTCAACCAGTAAGATCGAAGAAACTTTAATTGAACTAAAAAAGAAGTATACAATAATCATTGTAACTCACAATATGCAGCAAGCATCCAGAATTAGTGACTACACAGCTTTCTTTCACTTAGGACATATTATCGAGTATGATAAAACTAAACACTTATTTACAACGCCGAAAATTGCGGCAACAAACGATTATATTTCAGGTAATTTTGGTTAG
- the pstB gene encoding phosphate ABC transporter ATP-binding protein PstB yields MAEFIETKDVHLYYGEKEALKGINLSFPAKGINALIGPSGCGKSTYLRTLNRMNDLIPGVTMTGSIQINGKNIYSPKMDTVELRKKVGMVFQQPNPFPFSIYDNVTYGLRIAGIKDKQILDERVEQSLKQAAVWDEIKDDLHKSALSLSGGQQQRVCIARVLAVKPDVILLDEPTSALDPVSSGLIEDMLLTIRDDYTIIIVTHNLQQASRISDRTSFFLNGELIETGKTKDIFMRPHQQETDDYISGRFG; encoded by the coding sequence ATGGCAGAATTTATTGAGACAAAAGATGTCCATTTGTACTATGGTGAAAAAGAAGCGTTGAAAGGAATCAATCTATCTTTTCCAGCAAAAGGTATTAATGCTTTAATTGGTCCATCGGGTTGCGGAAAATCAACTTATCTACGGACATTAAATCGAATGAATGATTTAATTCCGGGAGTGACTATGACTGGTAGTATCCAAATTAATGGCAAAAATATATACAGTCCTAAGATGGATACTGTTGAGCTACGTAAAAAAGTTGGGATGGTTTTTCAACAACCTAATCCTTTTCCTTTTTCAATTTATGACAATGTAACCTATGGTTTGCGAATTGCCGGCATTAAGGATAAACAGATTTTAGATGAGCGTGTTGAACAAAGTCTGAAACAAGCGGCTGTTTGGGATGAAATTAAAGATGATTTGCATAAAAGTGCTCTTTCTCTTTCTGGTGGGCAGCAGCAGCGAGTCTGTATAGCTCGGGTACTAGCTGTTAAACCGGACGTTATTTTATTAGATGAACCAACCAGCGCGCTAGATCCAGTTTCAAGTGGTTTAATTGAAGATATGTTACTAACAATTAGAGATGACTATACAATTATTATTGTGACCCATAATTTACAACAAGCTTCAAGAATTTCAGATCGAACCTCATTTTTCTTGAATGGAGAATTGATTGAAACTGGCAAAACAAAAGATATTTTTATGCGGCCGCATCAACAAGAAACAGATGACTATATTAGTGGCCGATTTGGTTAA
- a CDS encoding FeoB-associated Cys-rich membrane protein: MIATIILAIVIFSGVAYVIYTRFIKHSASAGCHDCDDVGCPLVDPVKLQHQTAKKHN; the protein is encoded by the coding sequence ATGATTGCAACCATTATTTTAGCAATAGTGATTTTTTCGGGTGTGGCTTATGTTATTTATACGCGATTTATCAAACATAGTGCGAGTGCAGGTTGCCATGATTGTGACGATGTTGGCTGCCCACTTGTGGATCCAGTTAAATTGCAACATCAAACTGCCAAGAAACATAATTGA
- the metK gene encoding methionine adenosyltransferase, with translation MSERHLFTSESVSEGHPDKIADQISDAILDALLAKDPNARVACETTVTTGLVVVVGEISTSAYIDIQKVVRQTIKEIGYTDGKYGFDGDNCAVMTAIDEQSPDIAQGVDKSLENREGQGDPLDQIGAGDQGMMFGYAINETPELMPLPIALSHRLMRKIAEIRKQGVLSYLGPDAKAQVTVEYDEKNHPARVDTVVVSTQHSAETPLETIRRDVIEKVIKAVIPAELLDDKTKYFVNPTGRFVIGGPQGDAGLTGRKIIVDTYGGAAHHGGGAFSGKDATKVDRSASYAARYIAKNIVAAKIASQVEVQLAYAIGVAQPVSISVNTFGTSQVEDQRLVAAIRKVFDLRPAGIIKMLDLKRPIYKQTAAYGHFGRTDIDLPWEHTDKIDQLKKELQV, from the coding sequence GTGTCGGAGAGACATTTATTTACATCAGAATCAGTTTCAGAGGGACACCCAGATAAAATTGCTGATCAAATTAGTGATGCCATTTTAGATGCTTTATTAGCAAAGGATCCAAATGCTCGTGTGGCGTGTGAAACAACAGTTACCACTGGATTGGTAGTGGTTGTTGGAGAAATTTCAACCAGTGCTTACATTGATATTCAAAAAGTGGTTCGTCAAACTATCAAGGAAATTGGATATACGGATGGGAAATATGGCTTTGATGGCGACAATTGCGCGGTTATGACAGCTATCGATGAACAATCACCAGATATTGCGCAAGGTGTTGATAAATCCTTAGAAAATCGTGAAGGCCAAGGAGATCCGCTTGATCAAATAGGCGCTGGGGATCAAGGAATGATGTTTGGTTATGCCATTAACGAGACACCTGAATTGATGCCATTACCGATTGCTCTTAGCCATCGATTAATGCGAAAAATTGCTGAAATCAGAAAACAGGGCGTTTTGAGTTATCTAGGACCGGATGCAAAAGCTCAGGTAACAGTTGAATATGACGAGAAAAATCATCCGGCTCGAGTAGATACAGTGGTTGTCTCAACGCAACATAGTGCTGAAACACCGCTTGAAACTATTCGGCGAGACGTAATTGAAAAAGTAATTAAAGCTGTTATTCCAGCTGAGTTATTGGATGACAAGACTAAGTATTTTGTTAACCCAACAGGTCGTTTTGTGATTGGTGGGCCTCAGGGTGATGCCGGTTTAACTGGTCGCAAAATTATTGTTGATACTTATGGTGGTGCTGCACACCATGGTGGTGGTGCTTTTTCTGGTAAGGACGCGACAAAGGTAGATCGTTCTGCAAGTTATGCTGCCCGTTACATTGCTAAAAATATAGTTGCTGCTAAAATTGCATCACAAGTTGAGGTTCAATTGGCTTATGCAATTGGTGTTGCACAACCAGTGTCAATTTCAGTTAATACTTTTGGAACTAGTCAAGTAGAAGACCAACGGTTAGTTGCGGCAATTCGTAAAGTGTTTGATTTGCGGCCAGCAGGAATTATTAAAATGCTTGATTTAAAACGACCAATTTATAAACAAACAGCTGCCTATGGTCATTTTGGTCGAACAGATATTGATTTGCCATGGGAACATACTGATAAAATTGACCAATTAAAAAAAGAATTACAAGTTTAA
- the fba gene encoding class II fructose-1,6-bisphosphate aldolase produces MSFVNGNEIFTAARKGHYAVGAFNTNNLEWTRAILKAAQEKNTPVLIQVSMGAAKYMGDYKLVKSLVENEMRVMNITVPVVMHLDHGNYEAAKECIEAGYTSVMFDGHDLPFEENLEKTKEIVALAHAKNISVEAEVGSIGGEEDGIIGEGELADVEEAKKIAATGVDYLACGIGNIHGKYPANWKGLHFDRLKELADVIETPLVLHGGSGIPQEQVVKAIKMGISKVNINTECQLAFAAATRKYIEAGKDQQGKGYDPRKLLADGAQAITDTVEEIIDWLGTPAVK; encoded by the coding sequence ATGTCATTCGTAAACGGTAATGAAATCTTTACTGCAGCTCGCAAGGGCCATTACGCAGTCGGTGCTTTTAACACCAATAACTTGGAATGGACTCGTGCCATTTTAAAAGCTGCTCAGGAAAAGAACACTCCAGTTCTGATCCAGGTATCAATGGGCGCTGCTAAATACATGGGCGATTACAAATTAGTTAAGAGCTTAGTTGAAAACGAAATGCGCGTAATGAACATCACAGTTCCAGTCGTAATGCATTTGGATCATGGTAACTATGAAGCTGCTAAAGAATGTATTGAAGCTGGTTATACTTCAGTTATGTTTGATGGTCATGATTTGCCATTTGAAGAAAACTTAGAAAAAACCAAAGAAATTGTTGCTTTGGCACATGCTAAGAATATTTCTGTTGAAGCAGAAGTTGGTTCTATCGGTGGTGAAGAAGACGGAATTATCGGTGAAGGTGAATTGGCTGACGTTGAAGAAGCAAAGAAAATTGCTGCTACTGGCGTTGACTATTTAGCATGTGGTATTGGTAATATCCATGGCAAATATCCGGCAAACTGGAAAGGCCTGCACTTTGATCGTCTGAAGGAATTAGCTGACGTAATTGAAACACCATTAGTATTGCATGGTGGTTCAGGCATTCCTCAGGAACAAGTTGTTAAAGCAATCAAGATGGGTATTTCTAAAGTTAATATTAATACAGAATGCCAGTTGGCTTTCGCTGCTGCAACACGTAAATACATTGAAGCTGGTAAAGATCAGCAGGGTAAAGGCTATGACCCACGTAAGTTATTGGCTGACGGAGCACAAGCAATTACTGATACTGTTGAAGAAATTATTGATTGGTTGGGAACACCTGCCGTTAAATAA
- the pstC gene encoding phosphate ABC transporter permease subunit PstC, whose amino-acid sequence MDPIKNKIQNNSKETRQDLIGKILSYSCILLIVLVVLSIFFFVASKGIATFTVNHGNLWTFLTGKTWNPIATDAKGQPEIGALPMIVGSFGVTILAALFATPFAIGTALYMTELASKRGERLLQSVVELLVGIPSVVYGFIGLSVIVPFVRNHFGGSGYGILSGSFVLFVMVLPTITSMTVDSLRSVPRFYKEASLALGATKWQTIYKVILRSATSGILTAIIFGMARAFGEALAVQMVIGNAAVMPKDLLSSASTLTSILTMGIGNTVMGTVGNNALWSLALVLLLMSLLFNILVRLIGRKGRM is encoded by the coding sequence TAGGCAGGATTTAATAGGCAAGATCCTATCATATAGTTGTATTTTATTAATTGTTTTGGTAGTACTATCAATTTTTTTCTTTGTAGCCTCAAAAGGGATCGCAACATTTACGGTAAATCATGGCAATCTTTGGACATTTTTAACTGGTAAAACTTGGAATCCGATTGCAACTGATGCTAAAGGACAACCGGAAATCGGTGCGTTGCCAATGATTGTGGGGTCGTTTGGTGTTACGATTTTAGCAGCTTTATTCGCGACACCATTTGCAATCGGCACAGCTCTTTATATGACTGAATTAGCTTCTAAACGCGGCGAACGTTTACTGCAAAGTGTCGTTGAATTACTCGTGGGAATTCCATCAGTTGTTTATGGCTTTATTGGCTTATCGGTAATAGTTCCCTTCGTACGAAATCATTTTGGTGGTTCAGGTTATGGAATTTTATCTGGTTCATTCGTGTTATTTGTGATGGTTTTACCAACAATTACTTCAATGACGGTTGATAGTTTACGCTCGGTGCCGCGATTTTATAAAGAGGCATCTTTAGCTTTAGGAGCAACAAAGTGGCAAACAATTTACAAAGTTATTTTGCGTTCAGCTACCTCGGGAATTTTAACTGCAATTATTTTCGGGATGGCGCGAGCATTTGGTGAAGCGTTGGCAGTGCAGATGGTAATAGGAAATGCAGCTGTTATGCCTAAAGACCTGCTGTCATCGGCATCAACCTTGACCAGTATTTTAACGATGGGAATAGGCAACACTGTAATGGGAACAGTTGGTAATAATGCTTTATGGTCACTAGCTCTGGTCTTATTATTGATGTCACTACTATTCAATATTTTAGTCCGCTTAATCGGTCGAAAGGGAAGGATGTAG
- the phoU gene encoding phosphate signaling complex protein PhoU, with translation MAKILENQLASLHQDFASMGREVATAIQQAAQAFKQEDQQLAKQVVDHDLQINQQEMYLEKKAAQVIALQQPVSSDLRILITILKASSDLERIGDHAASFARATLRIPVDQKNPLIEDAIFKMSQHAYEMLQQVIQAYVDNDEKAARQIAQADSKTDDYLRLIRKEAMSCMQTDPDFVTFGTEYIVVAAHIERIGDYVTNVAEWIVYTNSGKIVELSNN, from the coding sequence ATGGCAAAAATTTTAGAGAATCAATTAGCGAGTCTGCACCAAGATTTTGCATCGATGGGTCGTGAAGTAGCGACGGCTATTCAACAAGCTGCGCAAGCCTTTAAACAAGAAGATCAGCAGTTAGCTAAACAAGTGGTTGATCACGATTTGCAAATTAATCAGCAAGAGATGTATCTTGAAAAAAAAGCTGCCCAGGTAATTGCTTTGCAGCAACCAGTTTCAAGTGATTTAAGAATTTTAATTACTATTTTAAAAGCCAGCTCAGATCTTGAAAGAATTGGTGACCACGCTGCTAGTTTTGCCCGAGCAACTTTACGCATTCCAGTTGACCAAAAAAATCCATTGATTGAAGACGCAATTTTTAAAATGAGTCAGCATGCTTATGAAATGTTGCAGCAGGTAATCCAAGCTTATGTCGACAATGATGAAAAAGCTGCTCGTCAAATTGCACAAGCTGATTCAAAAACGGATGATTACTTACGCTTGATTCGCAAAGAAGCCATGAGTTGCATGCAAACAGATCCAGATTTTGTTACTTTTGGGACGGAGTATATTGTAGTCGCCGCACACATCGAACGAATCGGTGATTATGTGACTAATGTTGCTGAATGGATTGTGTATACAAATTCAGGAAAAATTGTTGAATTAAGCAATAACTGA
- a CDS encoding FeoA family protein, translated as MTGSGVMESLAEIKSKGRFIVVDIVGDPRFIRRLAELGMVLNTNLTVVSPSQNNSGLVIFLRGQRLAISHTLATNILVKGVNELATAKTQPLSRLTVGKSAIVGKIIGDRPVKRRLMDMGLTKNTVVKVHQVAPLGDPIELLVRGYKLSVRKQEADYIMVQEVSQ; from the coding sequence ATGACTGGAAGTGGAGTAATGGAATCTTTAGCAGAAATCAAATCTAAAGGTCGTTTTATCGTGGTTGATATTGTTGGTGACCCACGTTTTATCCGTAGATTAGCAGAACTTGGGATGGTTTTAAACACAAATTTAACAGTTGTTTCACCATCCCAAAATAATAGCGGTTTAGTAATTTTTTTAAGAGGGCAGCGTTTGGCTATCAGTCACACTTTAGCGACTAATATTTTAGTAAAAGGTGTCAATGAATTGGCAACAGCAAAAACTCAACCATTGTCGAGATTGACTGTTGGAAAGTCGGCAATCGTTGGCAAAATTATTGGTGATCGACCAGTCAAACGACGATTAATGGACATGGGCCTAACTAAAAATACTGTAGTCAAAGTTCACCAGGTTGCACCATTAGGTGATCCGATTGAATTGCTGGTTCGTGGTTATAAGTTAAGTGTACGCAAACAAGAAGCTGATTATATAATGGTACAGGAGGTAAGCCAATGA